The following proteins are encoded in a genomic region of Pseudomonas sp. Os17:
- the galU gene encoding UTP--glucose-1-phosphate uridylyltransferase GalU, whose protein sequence is MIKKCLFPAAGYGTRFLPATKAMPKEMLPVVNKPLIQYGVEEALDAGLNEISIVTGRGKRALEDHFDISYELENQIKGTDKEKYLVGIRKLLDECSFSYTRQTEMKGLGHAILTGRPLIGDEPFAVVLADDLCVNLEGDGVLTQMVKLYKQFRCSIVAIQEVDPQETNKYGVIAGEMIRDDIYRVHSMVEKPKPEDAPSNLAIIGRYILTPDIFDLIEQTEPGKGGEIQITDALMKQAQNGCVMAYKFKGKRFDCGGAEGYIDATNFCFENFYKTGKAY, encoded by the coding sequence ATGATCAAGAAATGCTTGTTCCCAGCAGCCGGTTACGGTACTCGCTTCCTGCCAGCGACTAAAGCCATGCCTAAAGAAATGCTGCCGGTGGTGAACAAGCCACTGATCCAGTACGGCGTTGAAGAAGCGCTGGATGCCGGATTGAATGAAATCTCCATCGTGACCGGCCGTGGCAAGCGCGCCCTCGAAGACCACTTCGACATCAGTTACGAGTTGGAAAACCAGATCAAGGGCACCGACAAGGAGAAATACCTGGTCGGTATCCGCAAACTGCTGGACGAGTGCTCGTTCTCCTACACTCGCCAGACTGAAATGAAAGGCCTGGGCCACGCGATCCTGACCGGCCGCCCACTGATCGGTGACGAGCCCTTCGCCGTGGTGCTGGCGGACGACCTGTGCGTCAACCTCGAAGGCGACGGCGTCCTGACCCAGATGGTCAAGCTGTACAAGCAGTTCCGCTGCTCGATCGTGGCCATTCAGGAAGTCGACCCGCAGGAAACCAACAAGTACGGCGTGATCGCCGGCGAGATGATCCGCGACGACATCTACCGCGTCCACAGCATGGTCGAGAAGCCAAAGCCGGAAGATGCGCCGTCGAACCTGGCGATCATCGGTCGTTACATCCTGACTCCGGACATCTTCGACCTGATCGAGCAGACCGAGCCGGGCAAGGGGGGGGAAATCCAGATCACCGACGCCCTGATGAAGCAGGCGCAGAACGGCTGTGTAATGGCCTACAAGTTCAAGGGCAAGCGTTTCGACTGCGGTGGCGCCGAGGGCTACATCGACGCGACCAACTTCTGCTTCGAGAACTTCTACAAGACCGGCAAGGCTTACTGA
- a CDS encoding c-type cytochrome: MEDQSQIPAPSASPQAEYFRPPAESELPDNAYGKLVREGHALFVDTKRRAPQYVGNGLNCSNCHLDQGRLANSAPLWGAYPMYPAYRKKNDKVNTFAERLQGCFQFSMNGGQPPAADSPEITALSVYAYWLASKAPLGVELPGRGYPDVAQPAKGYDLKQGAAVYQAQCAVCHGEQGQGQKVGADYVMPPLWGKDSYNWGAGMHRINTAASFIKHNMPLGKGGSLSDQQAWDVAAFVNSHERPQDPRLVEGSIEKTRVKFHANDGVNLYGQTVEGVLIGQGIR, translated from the coding sequence ATGGAAGATCAATCGCAGATACCGGCGCCCAGCGCCTCGCCCCAGGCCGAGTATTTCAGGCCGCCCGCCGAAAGCGAGTTGCCGGACAATGCCTACGGCAAGCTGGTGCGCGAGGGCCATGCGCTGTTTGTCGACACCAAGCGCCGCGCGCCGCAATACGTGGGCAATGGACTCAATTGCAGCAACTGCCACCTCGATCAGGGGCGCCTGGCCAACTCCGCTCCACTGTGGGGCGCGTATCCGATGTACCCCGCCTACCGCAAGAAGAACGACAAGGTGAACACCTTTGCCGAGCGCTTGCAGGGCTGCTTCCAGTTCAGCATGAACGGTGGTCAGCCGCCGGCGGCCGACAGTCCGGAGATTACCGCGCTATCGGTGTATGCCTATTGGCTGGCGAGCAAGGCCCCGCTGGGTGTCGAACTGCCCGGCCGCGGCTATCCCGATGTGGCCCAGCCGGCCAAGGGGTATGACCTGAAGCAGGGGGCTGCGGTGTATCAGGCGCAATGCGCGGTCTGCCATGGTGAACAGGGGCAGGGGCAGAAGGTCGGGGCCGATTACGTCATGCCGCCGCTGTGGGGCAAGGACTCCTATAACTGGGGGGCGGGGATGCACCGGATCAATACGGCGGCGTCCTTCATCAAGCACAACATGCCCCTGGGCAAGGGCGGCAGCTTGAGCGATCAGCAGGCTTGGGACGTGGCGGCCTTCGTCAACAGTCATGAGCGACCTCAGGATCCGCGCCTGGTGGAGGGCTCGATCGAGAAGACCCGGGTCAAGTTTCACGCCAATGACGGGGTAAATTTGTACGGTCAGACCGTAGAAGGCGTGCTGATCGGCCAGGGCATCCGATAA
- a CDS encoding c-type cytochrome has protein sequence MIPLDRMLLSGLMLLFIQSASAADGQKVFTQGGAQPGATACLACHGADAMGLAPAGFPRLAGLPAGYLAKQLHDFRSGARSNPVMQPLAKALSEEEIAAVTATLAAMPGPQTPQTHRSQSASSVGERLALRGAWERQVPECVSCHGPGGVGVGVAFPPLAGQPASYLVAQLNAWRDGTRHNDPNDLMGHVAKSLTGDEVTAVADYFAQLKTQEARP, from the coding sequence ATGATCCCACTGGATCGGATGCTATTGAGTGGCCTCATGCTGCTGTTCATACAATCTGCCTCTGCCGCCGACGGCCAGAAGGTGTTCACCCAGGGTGGCGCCCAGCCAGGGGCCACGGCCTGTCTGGCTTGTCACGGTGCTGATGCAATGGGGCTGGCGCCTGCCGGCTTTCCGCGCCTGGCGGGGTTGCCGGCGGGCTACCTGGCCAAGCAGTTGCACGACTTTCGCAGCGGCGCCCGCAGCAACCCGGTGATGCAGCCCCTGGCCAAGGCCCTGAGCGAAGAGGAAATTGCCGCGGTCACCGCGACCCTGGCGGCCATGCCCGGACCACAGACCCCGCAGACCCACCGCAGCCAGAGCGCCAGCAGCGTTGGCGAGCGCCTGGCCCTGCGCGGTGCCTGGGAGCGTCAAGTACCCGAGTGCGTCAGCTGTCACGGACCGGGTGGTGTCGGTGTGGGCGTGGCATTTCCGCCGCTGGCCGGACAGCCCGCCAGTTACCTGGTGGCTCAGTTGAACGCCTGGCGCGACGGCACTCGTCACAACGATCCCAATGACCTGATGGGGCATGTCGCCAAATCCCTGACTGGCGACGAGGTCACGGCGGTGGCGGACTACTTTGCTCAATTGAAAACCCAGGAGGCGCGGCCATGA
- a CDS encoding DUF1883 domain-containing protein: MKFIHQREHLNEDDIVVIECSQVCNIRLMSDANFRSFKNGGRHTYHGGAFDKFPAKITAPSTGFWNITIDTVNRRPISVTRKPNLSHSIRIIRRSSSKLR; encoded by the coding sequence ATGAAATTCATCCACCAGCGCGAGCACCTGAACGAAGACGATATCGTCGTCATCGAATGCTCCCAGGTCTGCAACATTCGCCTGATGAGCGACGCCAACTTCCGCAGTTTCAAGAATGGCGGCCGCCACACCTATCACGGCGGCGCTTTCGACAAGTTTCCGGCGAAGATCACCGCCCCCAGCACCGGCTTCTGGAACATCACCATCGACACCGTCAACCGGCGCCCGATCAGCGTGACCCGCAAGCCGAACCTGAGCCACTCGATCCGCATCATTCGCCGTTCCAGCTCGAAACTGCGTTAA
- a CDS encoding 2OG-Fe(II) oxygenase, producing MPASSLHQRLQQLDWARIAQALDQDGCARLEGLLTAQQCQALCDLYPQPELFRSKVLMARHGFGRGQYQYFGYPLPEPVAQLRQQLYPHLVEQANRWNQDMHIDVRYPAEHSAFIQRCHAAGQWRPTPLLLQYGPGDYNCLHQDLYGEQVFPLQAVFMLSRPGTDFTGGELVLTEQRPRMQSRPQVIGLKQGDGLVFAVHHRPVKGARGHYRVTLRHGVSRVHSGQRHTLGVIFHDAL from the coding sequence ATGCCCGCTTCCTCGCTTCACCAGCGTCTGCAACAACTGGACTGGGCCCGCATCGCGCAGGCCCTGGACCAGGACGGCTGCGCCCGCCTCGAAGGCCTGTTGACGGCCCAGCAGTGCCAGGCCCTGTGCGACCTGTATCCGCAGCCCGAACTGTTCCGCTCAAAAGTACTGATGGCCCGCCATGGTTTCGGGCGCGGTCAGTACCAGTACTTTGGCTATCCGCTGCCGGAGCCGGTGGCCCAACTGCGCCAGCAGCTCTATCCCCATCTGGTGGAGCAGGCCAACCGCTGGAACCAGGACATGCACATCGACGTCCGCTACCCGGCAGAACATTCGGCGTTCATCCAGCGCTGTCACGCCGCCGGCCAGTGGCGCCCCACGCCGCTGTTGCTGCAATACGGCCCTGGGGACTACAACTGCCTGCATCAGGACCTGTACGGCGAGCAGGTGTTTCCCTTGCAGGCGGTGTTCATGCTGTCCCGGCCGGGAACCGACTTCACCGGCGGCGAACTGGTGCTCACCGAGCAGCGCCCGCGCATGCAGTCCCGGCCACAGGTCATTGGTCTGAAGCAAGGTGATGGGCTGGTTTTCGCCGTGCATCATCGGCCGGTAAAAGGCGCGCGCGGGCATTATCGGGTGACCCTGCGCCACGGGGTCAGCCGCGTGCACAGCGGCCAGCGCCACACCCTAGGAGTGATCTTTCACGATGCCTTGTAA
- the alkB gene encoding DNA oxidative demethylase AlkB → MPCNPDAPVNLGLFAESDLLQPARTEVLGPQARVLRGFALPWIERLLPRLHEVLAAAPFRQMMTPGGHTMSVGLSSCGQLGWTTDRSGYRYSAIDPQSLRPWPAMPEVFRQLAEHAAQAAGFNDFNPDSCLINCYRPGAKMSLHQDRNERDFNAPIVSLSLGLPAIFLFGGQQRSDKSQRVPLLHADVVVWGGVDRLRYHGVLPLKDGTHPELGRQRINLTFRHAG, encoded by the coding sequence ATGCCTTGTAACCCTGACGCCCCGGTCAATCTCGGGCTCTTTGCCGAAAGCGACCTGCTGCAGCCGGCACGTACCGAGGTGCTGGGCCCCCAGGCCCGGGTCTTGCGGGGCTTTGCCCTGCCCTGGATCGAACGCCTGCTGCCCAGGCTCCACGAAGTGCTGGCGGCGGCTCCCTTTCGCCAGATGATGACGCCGGGCGGCCATACCATGTCCGTCGGCTTGAGCAGTTGCGGCCAGCTGGGCTGGACCACCGACCGCAGCGGCTACCGTTACAGCGCCATCGACCCGCAAAGCCTGCGGCCCTGGCCGGCAATGCCCGAGGTGTTCCGGCAACTGGCCGAGCACGCGGCACAAGCCGCCGGCTTCAACGACTTCAATCCCGACTCCTGCCTGATCAACTGTTACCGCCCCGGCGCCAAAATGTCCCTGCACCAGGACCGGAACGAACGCGACTTCAACGCGCCCATCGTCTCCCTGTCACTGGGGCTGCCGGCGATCTTCCTGTTTGGCGGCCAGCAGCGCAGCGACAAGAGCCAGCGGGTGCCGCTGCTCCACGCTGACGTGGTGGTCTGGGGCGGCGTGGACCGCCTGCGCTATCACGGGGTGCTGCCGCTCAAGGACGGCACTCACCCGGAGCTTGGCCGACAGCGGATCAACCTGACCTTTCGCCACGCCGGTTGA
- the ada gene encoding bifunctional DNA-binding transcriptional regulator/O6-methylguanine-DNA methyltransferase Ada, with protein MNAPSRKQRIEQDPRWQAVLKRDASADASFVYAVRTTGVYCRPSSLSRLPKAENVEFFDNAQQAEAAGYRPSKRQASDQTQVAAHHAAMVAEACRQIERAESAPSLEQLAQHAGMSSYHFHRVFKAATGLTPRGYANAQRSRKVRHHLENGHSVTDALYDAGFNSNSRFYEAADQLLGMKPSDYRAGGPNTDIRFAVGQCSLGAILVARSERGVCAILLGDDPNQLVEQLQDKFPRANLLGADADFERLVARVVGFIEAPAIGLDLPLDLRGTAFQERVWQALQSIPAGSTASYAEIAQRIGAPKSMRAVAQACAANCLAVAIPCHRVVRSDGSLSGYRWGVERKRQLLEREALPES; from the coding sequence ATGAATGCCCCATCGCGCAAACAGCGCATCGAACAGGACCCACGCTGGCAGGCCGTGCTCAAGCGCGACGCCAGCGCCGATGCGAGCTTCGTCTACGCCGTGCGCACCACCGGCGTGTACTGCCGCCCCAGCAGCCTGTCGCGACTGCCGAAAGCGGAAAACGTCGAGTTCTTCGATAACGCCCAACAGGCCGAAGCCGCAGGCTATCGGCCGAGCAAACGCCAGGCCAGCGACCAGACCCAGGTCGCCGCCCACCACGCGGCGATGGTGGCCGAAGCCTGTCGGCAGATCGAGCGCGCCGAATCGGCCCCCAGCCTGGAGCAACTGGCGCAGCACGCGGGCATGAGCAGCTACCACTTCCACCGGGTGTTCAAGGCCGCCACCGGACTCACGCCCCGGGGCTATGCCAACGCGCAGCGCTCACGCAAAGTCCGCCACCACCTGGAGAACGGCCACTCGGTGACCGACGCCTTGTACGACGCCGGCTTCAACTCCAACAGCCGCTTCTATGAGGCCGCCGACCAGTTGCTGGGCATGAAGCCCAGCGACTACCGCGCCGGCGGCCCCAACACCGATATCCGCTTTGCCGTGGGCCAGTGCTCCCTGGGAGCGATCCTGGTGGCCCGCAGCGAACGCGGGGTCTGCGCGATCCTCCTGGGGGACGACCCCAACCAATTGGTGGAGCAACTGCAAGACAAGTTTCCTCGGGCCAACCTGTTGGGCGCCGACGCTGATTTCGAGCGTCTGGTGGCCCGGGTGGTGGGCTTTATCGAAGCGCCGGCCATTGGCCTGGATCTGCCCCTGGACCTGCGCGGCACCGCGTTCCAGGAACGGGTGTGGCAGGCCCTGCAGAGCATTCCCGCCGGCAGCACCGCCAGCTACGCCGAGATCGCCCAGCGCATTGGCGCGCCCAAATCCATGCGTGCGGTGGCCCAGGCCTGTGCCGCCAACTGCCTGGCGGTGGCGATCCCCTGCCACCGGGTGGTGCGCAGCGACGGCAGCCTTTCGGGCTACCGCTGGGGCGTGGAGCGCAAGCGTCAGTTGCTGGAACGCGAGGCGCTGCCCGAATCCTGA